One Coccinella septempunctata chromosome 1, icCocSept1.1, whole genome shotgun sequence DNA window includes the following coding sequences:
- the LOC123322807 gene encoding dynein regulatory complex protein 8-like, whose protein sequence is MNELDLSVSINSDLERRIVEAFLIFDHTGNKTVDAREISTIVRSLGCCPTEAEIQEIIVANEDQESPGNVHLSDFLPYMVQVITERRFQPASAEKLLEAFRVLDPKGKKYLTIDEISSLMTEGGEPLQPEELEEMMRVGIDPETDSFPYEVYINEIMFD, encoded by the exons ATGAATGAACTTGATCTTTCAG TATCGATCAACAGTGATCTTGAAAGGAGAATCGTAGAAGCATTTTTAATATTTGATCATACTGGTAACAAAACGGTGGACGCTAGGGAAATTTCCACCATTGTCAGATCTTTAGGATGCTGTCCAACTGAAGCGgaaattcaagaaataattgTGGCTAACGAGGATCAAGAGTCCCCTGGAAACGTTCATTTATCAGATTTCTTGCCCTACATGGTACAGGTCATCACTGAAAGGAG ATTTCAACCAGCTTCTGCTGAAAAACTGTTGGAAGCTTTCAGAGTATTAGACCCcaaaggaaaaaaatatttgaccaTAGATGAGATCTCTTCCCTCATGACTGAAGGTGGGGAACCCTTGCAACCAGAAGAATTAGAAGAAATGATGAGGGTTGGAATAGATCCCGAAACAGACAGTTTTCCCTATGAAGTATACATCAATGAGATTATG TTTGATTAG